From Ruminococcus sp. HUN007, a single genomic window includes:
- a CDS encoding VanZ family protein, with amino-acid sequence MQQEITHLFYIMDSKKNHFDKRRIIIFTLFVIYIFCVFYITLLNREPTYRRRVLTPLWEYHKLLHEDSHYWFQQITCNIIMLVPFGVFTGYRFKKMTIIQGAVLGGAFSLLIEITQYFTRRGLLEFDDVLNNTFGAVIGFVFTKLIIAYREHKQACKYY; translated from the coding sequence ATGCAGCAGGAGATTACACATCTTTTCTATATAATGGATTCTAAAAAAAATCACTTTGACAAACGCAGAATAATAATATTTACGTTATTCGTTATATACATCTTCTGTGTTTTCTATATAACATTATTAAACCGCGAACCTACGTACCGCCGGCGTGTACTTACGCCGCTGTGGGAATATCACAAGCTTCTGCATGAAGACAGTCATTACTGGTTTCAGCAGATCACATGTAACATCATCATGCTTGTTCCGTTCGGTGTATTTACCGGATACAGATTTAAGAAGATGACGATCATACAGGGCGCAGTCCTGGGCGGGGCGTTTTCTTTGCTTATTGAGATCACGCAGTATTTTACCAGAAGGGGACTGCTTGAATTTGATGATGTGCTTAACAACACGTTCGGTGCAGTTATCGGGTTTGTGTTTACTAAGCTTATCATTGCTTACAGGGAGCATAAACAGGCTTGTAAGTATTATTAG
- the glmS gene encoding glutamine--fructose-6-phosphate transaminase (isomerizing): MCGIVGFTGNTQAAPILLDGLSKLEYRGYDSAGIAVRNGENKVEVIKEKGKLKVLIDKTNSGKAVKGTCGIGHTRWATHGEPSAVNAHPHSSEDGNVVAVHNGIIENFAEQREKLIKKGYTFVSQTDTEVAVKLIDYYYKKYNLGPVDSIARAMVRIRGSYALCVMFKDFLGEIYCARKDSPMIIGITNGESYVASDVPAILKYTRNVYYIGNMEIAKLEKGNVTFFNIDGETIEKPLTEIKWDAESAEKGGFEHFMLKEIHEQPKVIRDTINSVVKDGVVYFDSVNLTDKEMKKIDQIYIVACGSAYHVGVDLQYVIESLTSLQVRVELASEFRYRDMRINKNSLVIVISQSGETADTLAALRMAKDSGVKTLGIVNVVGSSIAREADNVFYTLAGPEISVATTKAYSTQLVAGYLLALQFAKARGEITDERYAELIAEINSIPEKVEKILENKERLQWYSNKLINLSDSFFIGRGIDYAIGMEGSLKLKEISYIHSEAYAAGELKHGPISLIEDGTVVIAVVTQTNLVEKTISNMVEVKSRGAKVMAVTTAGNYFLEDTAEFVCYVPQIEPLFAGSLSVIPLQLISYYVSIGKGFDVDKPRNLAKSVTVE; this comes from the coding sequence ACTTTCAAAGCTTGAATATCGTGGTTACGACTCGGCTGGTATAGCTGTTCGTAACGGTGAAAACAAAGTAGAAGTCATCAAGGAAAAAGGCAAGCTCAAAGTTCTTATCGACAAGACCAACAGCGGTAAGGCTGTAAAGGGTACGTGCGGTATCGGTCACACTCGCTGGGCTACTCATGGTGAACCGTCGGCAGTAAACGCTCACCCGCACAGTTCGGAAGACGGGAATGTAGTTGCAGTTCACAACGGTATTATCGAAAACTTCGCGGAACAGCGTGAGAAGCTTATCAAAAAAGGCTATACTTTCGTTTCACAGACAGACACTGAAGTAGCTGTCAAGCTTATTGATTACTATTACAAGAAATACAATCTCGGACCTGTTGACTCTATCGCCAGAGCAATGGTACGTATCCGCGGATCGTATGCGCTTTGCGTAATGTTTAAGGATTTTCTGGGTGAGATCTACTGTGCGCGTAAGGACAGTCCTATGATCATCGGTATCACAAACGGTGAATCTTATGTTGCTTCTGACGTTCCGGCAATTCTTAAGTACACACGTAACGTTTACTACATCGGCAACATGGAGATCGCTAAGCTCGAAAAGGGTAATGTTACATTCTTCAATATTGACGGAGAAACAATAGAAAAGCCTCTTACCGAGATCAAGTGGGATGCGGAATCTGCTGAAAAGGGCGGATTTGAGCATTTTATGCTTAAGGAGATCCACGAACAGCCTAAGGTTATCCGTGATACTATCAATTCTGTTGTAAAGGACGGGGTTGTTTATTTCGATTCTGTAAATCTTACGGACAAGGAAATGAAGAAGATCGACCAAATCTATATAGTAGCCTGCGGATCGGCTTATCATGTCGGTGTTGATCTTCAGTATGTAATTGAATCGCTTACTTCACTTCAGGTTCGTGTGGAACTTGCTTCCGAGTTCCGTTACAGAGATATGAGGATCAATAAAAACAGCCTTGTTATTGTTATCTCACAGTCAGGTGAGACTGCTGATACACTGGCTGCACTCAGAATGGCAAAGGACAGCGGAGTTAAGACTCTTGGTATTGTAAACGTAGTTGGCTCATCTATCGCCAGAGAAGCAGACAACGTATTCTACACACTTGCAGGTCCTGAGATCTCAGTTGCCACAACCAAGGCATACTCAACACAGCTCGTTGCCGGATATCTGCTTGCTCTTCAGTTTGCAAAGGCAAGAGGAGAAATAACTGATGAACGCTATGCTGAACTTATTGCTGAGATCAACTCCATACCTGAAAAGGTGGAAAAGATACTTGAAAACAAGGAACGCCTTCAGTGGTATTCAAACAAGCTCATCAATCTTTCAGACTCCTTCTTCATCGGCCGTGGCATTGACTATGCCATCGGCATGGAAGGAAGTCTTAAGCTTAAGGAGATAAGCTACATCCACTCCGAGGCATATGCAGCAGGTGAACTGAAGCACGGTCCTATCAGCCTTATTGAAGACGGAACAGTAGTTATAGCTGTTGTCACACAGACAAATCTTGTGGAAAAGACCATCAGCAACATGGTGGAAGTAAAGAGCCGCGGTGCAAAGGTCATGGCAGTTACAACTGCAGGCAACTACTTCCTTGAAGACACTGCTGAATTTGTATGCTACGTTCCGCAGATAGAACCGTTGTTTGCAGGAAGTTTATCGGTTATTCCGCTTCAGCTTATCAGTTATTATGTTTCTATCGGCAAGGGATTTGACGTTGACAAGCCGAGAAATCTGGCTAAGTCGGTTACAGTTGAATAA